The Lycium barbarum isolate Lr01 chromosome 9, ASM1917538v2, whole genome shotgun sequence genome has a segment encoding these proteins:
- the LOC132611564 gene encoding uncharacterized protein LOC132611564: protein MDIDEQCQLCRGAPETINHAFFACPFSGAIWSRLLQWLNINRSNMEWTDELKWAETWCKGRSSKAEVYKIVLAAAVYYVWQERNNRLFQKRSKGVDGVLRQIAQEEDGCKKIFTRIGPVLCPTLGNFDEL from the exons ATGGATATTGATGAACAATGCCAGCTATGCAGAGGGGCACCAGAGACAATCAACCATGCATTCTTTGCCTGTCCTTTCTCAGGAGCCATTTGGTCGAGGTTGCTACAATGGCTCAACATCAATAGAAGCAATATGGAGTGGACTGATGAACTAAAGTGGGCTGAGACATGGTGCAAGGGAAGAAGTAGTAAGGCTGAAGTGTACAAGATTGTGCTTGCAGCAGCTGTGTACTATGTATGGCAGGAAAGAAACAATAGGCTATTCCAGAAGAGGTCCAAGGGAGTCGATGGTGTGCTAAGACAAATTGCTCAGGAG GAGGATGGTTGTAAGAAGATATTCACCAGAATAGGGCCTGTCCTATGTCCTACTCTGGGAAATTTTGATGAGCTGTAA
- the LOC132611330 gene encoding F-box/kelch-repeat protein At3g23880-like yields the protein MKSEDTHQHPKRSKPTNHSQNPSTSMQDSILEIPILPPELITEILSRLPVKSLLRFRCVSKSWLSLICSNEFINIHLSLSSNNKEYTHHRLMLSFVQPEYNLKDCSLGSLLNGGDTEAFDLDYPMKNPHKSVWIVGSVNGLICVAIEENDLFLWNPSIRKFKKLPDSRPKLRCGYYFMYGFGYDEVRDDYKVVGIFCIFGSGGAYEVEVKIYGLKSDSWRNVDDFQGGLLLNDSGKFVNGKLHWATTARLGEYNCWDIISVDLTDEKWGKVEQPCYEEGNFDFVMGVLENDLSVLCNYQKTRADVWVMKEYGVKDSWTKMYTIRCPNDPGKYMFSPPLCVSNKGEILLVFGSIFMIYNPDDDSIRYPEVTNFDACLEAEIYIETLVSPLLRNEPSIQQQ from the coding sequence ATGAAATCTGAAGACACCCATCAACACCCAAAGAGAAGTAAACCCACAAACCATTCTCAAAATCCATCAACTTCAATGCAAGATTCAATCTTGGAAATCCCTATTTTGCCCCCAGAACTCATCACTGAAATCCTCTCAAGACTACCAGTGAAATCACTCTTGAGATTCAGGTGTGTTTCAAAATCTTGGCTTTCTTTAATCTGTAGCAATGAATTTATCAACATCCATTTAAGTTTATCTTCTAATAACAAGGAATACACTCACCATAGACTTATGTTGAGTTTTGTTCAACCTGAATACAATCTTAAGGACTGTTCACTTGGTTCTTTATTAAATGGGGGTGATACTGAGGCATTTGACTTGGATTATCCTATGAAAAACCCACATAAATCTGTTTGGATTGTGGGTTCTGTTAATGGGTTGATTTGTGTTGCTATTGAGGAGAATGACTTGTTTTTATGGAACCCGTCGATTAGGAAGTTCAAGAAATTGCCTGATTCTAGGCCTAAGTTGAGGTGTGGTTACTATTTCATGTATGGTTTTGGATATGATGAGGTTCGTGATGATTATAAGGTAGTgggtattttttgtatttttggttCTGGTGGTGCGTATGAGGTTGAGGTCAAGATATATGGACTAAAGAGTGATTCTTGGAGAAATGTTGATGATTTTCAGGGTGGGTTGTTATTGAATGATTCGGGTAAGTTTGTGAATGGGAAGCTTCATTGGGCTACTACTGCTCGTCTTGGTGAGTATAATTGCTGGGACATAATTTCTGTCGATTTGACTGATGAGAAATGGGGAAAGGTGGAGCAGCCCTGCTATGAAGAAGGAAATTTTGATTTTGTGATGGgggtgttggaaaatgatcttTCCGTGCTTTGTAATTATCAGAAAACTCGAGCAGATGTGTGGGTTATGAAGGAGTATGGGGTTAAAGATTCTTGGACTAAAATGTATACGATCAGATGTCCTAATGATCCTGGCAAGTATATGTTTTCTCCACCCCTTTGCGTGTCAAATAAAGGTGAAATCTTGCTCGTGTTTGGATCAATTTTCATGATATACAATCCGGATGATGACTCGATCAGATATCCAGAGGTGACTAACTTCGATGCCTGTCTTGAGGCGGAAATCTACATCGAAACCCTAGTTTCTCCCCTTTTACGAAATGAACCGAGCATACAACAGCAATGA
- the LOC132611565 gene encoding F-box protein CPR1-like, with product MESEVGEASHQHPKCSRLTNQAQFSSTSVKDSILTIPILPPELITEILLRLPVKSLLKFRSVSKSWLALISSPEFIKTHLSVSANNEDYTHHRLIWICRHGSLNLKDSSGTFCRCGKFNRGKLKIYSLKSDSWRSVDPWASVDDRRSREQLDVSGKFVKGKLYWPTATVDGLYVFYKEWTITSFDLANEKWGEVEHPCYEEGDIDLLLEVLGSDLSVFCNNHGKHISIWIMKEYGAKESWTKMFTINYPDRYVGDRHVFSLPSFMSNKGEILVMFLFHATSMIYNPKDDSLRYSKVIEFNGGPKAEVYVESLVCPFSREGAADATKHKRLQKLRSSLGHGQNRR from the exons ATGGAATCCGAGGTAGGTGAAGCCTCCCATCAACATCCAAAATGTAGCAGACTTACAAACCAAGCTCAGTTTTCATCAACTTCAGTTAAAGATTCAATCTTGACAATTCCTATTCTGCCACCAGAACTCATCACTGAAATACTCTTAAGGCTACCAGTGAAATCCCTCTTGAAATTCAGGTCTGTTTCAAAATCTTGGCTTGCTTTAATATCTAGCCCTGAATTTATCAAGACCCATCTTAGTGTATCTGCTAATAACGAGGATTATACCCACCATAGGCTTATATGGATTTGTAGACATGGGTCCTTGAATCTTAAAGATT CTAGTGGTACGTTTTGTAGGTGTGGCAAGTTCAATCGAGGTAAGCTCAAAATATATAGTCTAAAGAGTGATTCTTGGAGAAGTGTTGATCCTTGGGCAAGTGTTGATGATCGTCGAAGTCGGGAGCAATTAGATGTTTCAGGTAAATTTGTGAAGGGGAAACTTTACTGGCCTACTGCTACTGTTGATGGTCTGTATGTTTTTTACAAGGAGTGGACCATCACTTCTTTTGATTTGGCTAATGAGAAATGGGGAGAGGTGGAGCATCCCTGCTACGAAGAGGGAGATATTGATTTGTTGCTGGAAGTGTTAGGTAGTGATCTTTCTGTCTTTTGTAATAACCACGGAAAACATATATCTATTTGGATTATGAAGGAGTATGGGGCTAAAGAATCTTGGACAAAGATGTTTACCATCAATTATCCTGATCGTTATGTGGGGGATCGTCATGTTTTTTCTCTGCCTTCTTTCATGTCAAATAAAGGTGAAATTTTGGTTATGTTTCTGTTTCATGCAACTTCCATGATATACAATCCGAAGGATGATTCGTTAAGATATTCAAAGGTTATTGAGTTTAATGGCGGTCCTAAGGCAGAAGTCTACGTTGAAAGTCTAGTTTGTCCTTTCTCTAGAGAAGGGGCAGCGGATGCAACAAAACACAAAAGGCTACAAAAGCTTAGATCAAG CTTAGGACATGGACAGAATCGTCGTTGA
- the LOC132610892 gene encoding 2-alkenal reductase (NADP(+)-dependent)-like, translating to MSLSESTSNCILLHFFLPLNIVPTQKELTKMEVKNKYVSIKTNINGAPQESDFEIKVENLTLTIEPESKDVIIKNLFVSIDPYQLNRMKSESSSQAAISFASAITPGEAIDTYGVGRVLVSHRPDFKKDDLVAGLLTWGEYTRAKEGSLLNKLDPLGFPLSYHVGVFGFSGLSAYGGFFEVCKPKPGENVFVSAASGSIGNLVGQYAKLLGCYVVGSAGSQEKVKLLKDTLGFDDAFNYKEETDLKLTLKARFPQGIDVYFDNVGGKMLEAAVANMNSFGRVAICGVISEYTNANTRAAPEMLDVVYKRITIQGFLAADLMKVYADFLSKTVEYLRAGKLKAIEDVSQGVESIPSAFIGLFNGDNIGKKIVKVADE from the coding sequence ATGAGCCTTTCTGAGAGTACTTCAAATTGCATTCTTCTGCACTTTTTTCTTCCCCTTAACATCGTGCCAACCCAAAAGGAGCTTACAAAGATGGAAGTAAAGAACAAGTATGTATCAATAAAAACCAACATAAATGGTGCACCACAAGAGTCTGACTTTGAGATAAAAGTCGAAAACCTCACCCTTACAATTGAGCCAGAATCTAAAGACGTTATCATCAAGAATCTGTTTGTATCAATTGATCCATATCAACTAAACCGGATGAAGAGCGAAAGCTCGTCACAAGCAGCCATAAGTTTTGCAAGTGCCATTACTCCTGGAGAGGCCATTGACACTTATGGTGTAGGAAGAGTGTTGGTTTCTCATCGACCCGACTTCAAGAAAGATGACTTGGTAGCAGGGCTACTTACCTGGGGAGAGTACACTAGAGCAAAAGAAGGTTCCTTGTTGAATAAGTTGGATCCTCTTGGCTTTCCTTTGTCTTACCATGTCGGAGTTTTCGGATTCAGTGGACTTTCTGCCTATGGTGGATTCTTTGAAGTGTGTAAGCCGAAGCCAGGGGAGAATGTTTTCGTGTCTGCTGCTTCAGGTTCAATAGGGAATTTAGTAGGACAGTACGCTAAATTACTCGGATGCTATGTTGTTGGCTCTGCTGGTAGCCAAGAAAAGGTAAAGTTGCTTAAAGATACACTTGGCTTCGACGATGCATTCAATTATAAAGAAGAAACTGACCTTAAATTGACTTTGAAAGCACGTTTCCCTCAAGGGATTGATGTCTACTTTGACAACGTGGGAGGCAAAATGCTAGAAGCAGCAGTCGCAAACATGAACTCATTTGGCAGAGTAGCCATTTGTGGGGTTATTTCTGAGTACACGAATGCCAACACACGAGCTGCCCCGGAGATGTTGGATGTAGTCTACAAGAGGATTACTATTCAAGGATTCTTAGCAGCTGATCTCATGAAAGTGTATGCAGATTTCCTGTCGAAAACAGTTGAGTATCTCCGAGCCGGAAAACTTAAGGCCATTGAAGATGTCTCACAAGGTGTTGAAAGCATTCCCTCTGCTTTTATTGGACTGTTCAATGGTGATAATATAGGCAAAAAGATTGTCAAAGTCGCagatgagtaa